The Sphingomonas sanguinis nucleotide sequence ACCCCAGCGCCCGGTGCATGGCGTGCGAGTCGCCATTGTCCAGTTCGGCATCGGAGGCGAATTCCGTACATCCTCGCGCCCGGCCCCATTCCGCCACCCCCGCGACCAGCGCCCCGGCGACGCCCTGTCGGCGATGGTCGGGATCGACGAACAAGCCCTTCAGAAACAGCACCGGCGACGTGTCGCAGCCATTCACATAATCATGCCGGATCGCCGCCTCGGCAAAACCGATCACTCGGTCATCCACGAGCGCGACGAAATTCCGTCTCCCTCCGGCAACTCCCCCGGTTCGCCTGCTTCCGCGCCCCGGAGTGCCACCCGCAACGCCAGCCATCCTTCCCGATGCTCCGGCGCGGCGGGCGTGACGATCACCGGTTGAGCCGCAACCGCAGCGCCACCGACTTGGCATGCGCCGGAAGCCCCTCGGCATGGGCCAGCGCCACCGTGGCGGGGCCGAGTTCGT carries:
- the aac(6') gene encoding aminoglycoside 6'-N-acetyltransferase, yielding MIGFAEAAIRHDYVNGCDTSPVLFLKGLFVDPDHRRQGVAGALVAGVAEWGRARGCTEFASDAELDNGDSHAMHRALGFVETERVVYFRRQL